The Bacteroidota bacterium genome includes a window with the following:
- a CDS encoding MFS transporter gives MNSSPQNNKESGNASSKFQTANVILVAFSHLLHDIFNSFLAPIVPLLITKFDLSYAKVGLLGSLQSIPALLNPIIGSFADKIKMRYIVIVTPAITASAMSLIGLAPSYNLLVVLILTAGLSSTFYHIPTPVMMKKVSGDRVGKGMSYYMIGGELARTLGPMVIVGAVSLWGLEGTYRLLPFGILSSIFLYFRLGKIKISQDIGREKQTGVFKTLRPLVPFFIMLAGYMTCRGAMKTALTLFLPTFITVKGGSLWLSGAALMILQAGSVFGTYFSGTFSDKIGRKTTLLIIALISPVLMWLFIWFEHKLIMFALLTLIGFFHFATTPVLLAMVQDIPGKRPAFLNSIFMAISFGIAASAAFFVGLLADSIGLENTYRFTAYLALGGIPFVFFLKIPKKISGQKVS, from the coding sequence GTGAATAGTAGCCCTCAAAATAATAAGGAATCAGGAAATGCAAGTTCAAAATTCCAGACAGCTAATGTGATTTTGGTTGCCTTTAGCCATTTGCTTCATGATATTTTCAACTCGTTTTTAGCGCCCATTGTACCATTGCTTATTACAAAATTTGACCTTAGCTATGCAAAGGTTGGATTGTTGGGCTCGTTGCAATCAATTCCCGCCTTATTAAACCCAATAATTGGGTCTTTTGCAGATAAAATTAAAATGAGGTATATCGTGATTGTAACACCGGCAATCACAGCCAGCGCTATGAGTCTTATTGGCTTAGCCCCATCTTATAACTTATTAGTTGTTTTGATTTTAACAGCTGGTTTGAGCTCAACATTCTACCATATTCCTACCCCTGTGATGATGAAAAAAGTTTCTGGAGATCGGGTAGGAAAAGGCATGAGCTATTATATGATCGGAGGAGAGCTTGCAAGAACATTAGGCCCAATGGTAATTGTTGGAGCGGTTTCATTATGGGGTTTGGAAGGAACTTACAGGCTATTACCTTTTGGAATTCTATCGTCAATATTTTTGTATTTCAGACTTGGAAAAATAAAAATCTCTCAGGACATTGGACGTGAAAAACAAACGGGTGTATTTAAAACACTTCGACCTTTGGTTCCATTCTTTATCATGCTAGCAGGTTATATGACCTGTCGGGGTGCAATGAAAACGGCACTTACGCTCTTTTTACCAACCTTTATTACGGTAAAGGGAGGTAGTTTATGGTTAAGCGGTGCAGCTCTGATGATATTGCAGGCAGGAAGTGTTTTTGGAACTTATTTTTCAGGCACATTTTCTGATAAAATTGGAAGAAAAACAACCTTGTTAATCATTGCTCTAATCAGCCCGGTGCTGATGTGGCTATTTATATGGTTTGAACACAAGCTAATTATGTTTGCCTTATTGACATTAATTGGCTTCTTTCATTTTGCAACAACACCTGTGTTATTGGCTATGGTGCAAGATATTCCCGGCAAACGGCCAGCATTCCTGAATAGCATTTTTATGGCCATTTCTTTTGGAATTGCAGCATCAGCAGCCTTTTTTGTTGGTTTATTAGCAGATAGTATTGGCCTTGAAAACACCTATCGATTTACTGCTTATTTAGCATTGGGGGGAATACCTTTTGTGTTTTTTCTGAAAATACCTAAAAAAATAAGCGGACAAAAGGTTTCCTAA
- a CDS encoding outer membrane beta-barrel protein: MKVIKGKWLFVFVFVYTVSSAQETKTGIWKHVDPGVNIGLNYSKFKTDSFNMEYGSMPLIGLYAKKDLAPRFDTRLGFNFSMRNSKVSSPYVKYKYKYLDTEIDLGYRLIDPVRLELGVQAEFILEALFQEGSNPNNSYILPVEKFKKEFEVFAGLHVDVQNDISLGFRYYYPLNDVSFSNLQFLLSIPIRQNPFEKRVNKEEQLADKQIVELHEGALLVRLKTYQQIIQSLKKDGRHSEAESMEYKRDEENREIMASFKKYYTFSPVYFFYSYDSEKVRAGLLENIFLNESFQVDSSISCESKNIYLAEIASLQADDVGKTSTGIESLLILDNQFVQLKRPFPFYVKRDEFFLGSRTIPEMVGIMNFNLHEYLKGTISE; encoded by the coding sequence ATGAAAGTGATAAAAGGTAAATGGTTATTTGTTTTTGTATTCGTTTACACTGTTTCGAGTGCCCAGGAAACAAAAACAGGAATATGGAAACATGTTGATCCGGGTGTGAATATTGGTTTGAATTATTCAAAATTTAAAACCGATTCTTTTAACATGGAATATGGAAGCATGCCATTAATTGGCCTCTATGCTAAAAAGGATTTGGCACCCCGCTTTGATACACGTTTAGGGTTTAATTTCTCCATGCGGAACTCAAAAGTAAGCAGCCCATATGTCAAGTATAAATACAAATATTTGGACACAGAAATTGATCTGGGATATCGATTAATTGATCCCGTGAGGCTTGAACTTGGTGTTCAGGCAGAATTCATTTTAGAAGCTCTTTTTCAAGAAGGCTCAAACCCCAACAACTCTTACATTCTTCCAGTAGAAAAATTCAAAAAAGAGTTTGAGGTTTTTGCCGGTTTGCATGTTGATGTTCAAAATGATATTTCTCTTGGTTTTCGCTATTATTATCCATTAAATGATGTGAGTTTTTCCAATTTGCAGTTTTTGCTCAGTATTCCTATACGTCAAAATCCATTCGAGAAAAGGGTCAATAAAGAGGAGCAATTGGCTGACAAACAAATTGTAGAACTGCATGAAGGAGCATTATTGGTTAGGCTAAAAACCTATCAGCAAATAATTCAAAGTCTGAAAAAGGACGGTAGACATAGCGAGGCTGAAAGCATGGAATATAAACGAGACGAAGAGAACAGAGAAATAATGGCTTCGTTCAAAAAATACTATACATTTTCGCCTGTATACTTCTTTTATAGCTACGATTCTGAAAAGGTTCGGGCTGGTTTACTTGAAAATATTTTCCTCAACGAAAGTTTTCAAGTCGACTCATCAATAAGTTGCGAGAGCAAGAATATTTATCTCGCAGAAATTGCCTCCCTTCAAGCCGATGATGTTGGAAAAACTTCCACTGGTATTGAGTCTTTACTTATTTTAGACAATCAATTCGTTCAGCTAAAACGGCCATTTCCGTTTTATGTAAAAAGGGATGAATTTTTTCTGGGAAGCCGTACTATACCGGAAATGGTGGGTATAATGAATTTCAATTTACACGAGTACCTTAAGGGAACCATAAGTGAATAG
- a CDS encoding YjbQ family protein — MKSFRKELWFDIKARRELINITHYAQQCIDESGVQEGLILINAMHITASVFINDDEGGLHQDFEVWLEKLAPEMPYSQYKHNTYEDNADAHLKRTIMGREVVVAITNGKLDFGPWEQIFYGEFDGKRRKRVLVKIIGE, encoded by the coding sequence ATGAAATCTTTTAGAAAAGAACTCTGGTTCGATATTAAAGCAAGAAGAGAGCTAATAAACATTACCCATTATGCACAGCAGTGCATAGATGAAAGTGGTGTACAAGAAGGCTTGATATTAATTAATGCCATGCATATTACAGCCAGTGTTTTTATTAATGATGACGAAGGAGGCTTGCATCAGGATTTTGAGGTTTGGCTCGAAAAACTTGCACCTGAAATGCCCTATTCTCAGTACAAACACAATACGTATGAGGACAATGCAGATGCACATCTGAAAAGGACAATAATGGGTCGCGAAGTTGTTGTGGCCATAACCAATGGTAAGCTAGATTTTGGCCCATGGGAGCAAATATTTTACGGTGAATTTGATGGCAAAAGAAGAAAACGGGTTTTGGTTAAAATAATAGGCGAATGA
- a CDS encoding cytochrome C → MKHFHLYSLLLLLFVGCKMSTPISPGELAEAHAHLEGTGNCTECHTMGKRVSNNKCLDCHKDINQRIEQKSGYHASKEVTSEKCIKCHSDHHGKNFQIIKFDEEKFDHSLTGYKLEGAHAKNKCVDCHKKEFVIEEKVKEKKRKTFMGLGQGCLVCHDDFHQKTLVDNCLECHVFDEFTSAKNFKHDQTEFTLIGKHIDVECVKCHALEKRNGKDFQVFSGVEFGNCTNCHKDQHDNKFGQDCKKCHTEESFHMIKGENDFDHSKTNFALQGKHLHVDCKTCHKGAYTNPLRHNYCKDCHADEHKGQLVKNGKSPDCKDCHRLDGFQTTYYTQDQHNKSIFPLKGAHIATPCLECHKKGKDWSFRNIGKSCVDCHDNIHKTYISEKYYPKQTCTSCHNENMWKAVTFDHTKTEFDLLGAHKNQSCRACHFKSSGGGNYNQQFSSLSTNCDQCHTDVHYKQFDKNDITDCARCHGFVNWQAGKFNHDNTAFKLDGKHINVSCAKCHKDVQNGSNTYTLYKIKDYRCEDCH, encoded by the coding sequence ATGAAACATTTCCATTTATATAGCTTGTTATTGCTCCTTTTTGTAGGGTGTAAAATGTCAACACCTATATCCCCGGGAGAACTGGCAGAAGCTCATGCCCATCTGGAAGGAACGGGAAATTGTACAGAATGTCATACCATGGGGAAAAGGGTTTCAAACAACAAATGTCTTGACTGCCATAAAGATATTAACCAACGCATTGAGCAAAAGTCTGGTTATCATGCTTCAAAAGAGGTTACCAGTGAAAAGTGCATTAAATGTCATAGCGACCATCATGGGAAAAACTTTCAAATCATCAAGTTTGATGAAGAGAAATTTGACCACAGTTTAACTGGATATAAGCTGGAAGGTGCTCATGCAAAGAACAAATGTGTCGACTGTCATAAAAAAGAATTTGTTATTGAAGAAAAGGTAAAAGAAAAGAAGAGGAAAACATTTATGGGCTTGGGTCAGGGCTGTCTTGTGTGCCATGACGATTTCCATCAAAAAACACTAGTAGATAATTGTTTGGAATGCCATGTATTTGACGAGTTTACATCAGCTAAAAATTTCAAACACGATCAAACCGAGTTCACTCTTATTGGAAAGCACATTGATGTTGAATGTGTAAAGTGTCACGCTCTTGAAAAACGAAATGGCAAAGATTTTCAAGTATTTTCGGGAGTGGAGTTTGGAAATTGCACCAATTGCCATAAAGATCAACACGATAATAAATTTGGTCAGGATTGTAAGAAATGCCACACAGAAGAGTCTTTTCACATGATTAAAGGGGAGAATGATTTTGATCATAGCAAAACAAATTTTGCTTTACAAGGCAAGCATTTGCATGTTGATTGCAAAACATGCCACAAGGGAGCGTATACCAATCCGTTAAGACACAATTATTGTAAAGATTGCCATGCAGATGAGCATAAAGGACAGTTGGTGAAAAATGGAAAATCGCCTGATTGTAAAGACTGTCATCGTTTGGATGGCTTTCAGACAACTTACTACACCCAAGATCAACATAACAAATCAATTTTCCCTTTAAAAGGTGCGCATATAGCAACTCCTTGTCTAGAATGTCATAAAAAAGGGAAAGACTGGAGTTTCAGAAATATTGGAAAAAGTTGTGTGGACTGTCACGACAATATTCATAAAACCTACATAAGTGAAAAATATTATCCTAAACAGACCTGCACCTCTTGTCACAATGAAAACATGTGGAAAGCAGTAACCTTTGACCATACGAAAACAGAATTTGATCTTTTAGGAGCACATAAAAATCAAAGCTGCAGGGCATGTCATTTTAAGTCTTCTGGTGGAGGAAATTATAATCAACAATTTTCATCATTGTCTACGAATTGTGATCAATGCCACACAGATGTTCATTACAAACAATTTGATAAAAATGATATTACTGATTGTGCCCGTTGTCATGGCTTTGTTAATTGGCAAGCCGGAAAATTTAATCACGATAATACGGCCTTTAAGCTAGACGGGAAACACATAAATGTATCTTGTGCTAAGTGTCATAAAGATGTTCAGAATGGATCGAATACGTATACATTATATAAAATAAAGGATTACAGATGCGAAGATTGTCATTAA
- a CDS encoding NAD(P)-binding domain-containing protein has translation MEILLENLLIYSFIAVFCVVLVVFYLRKQKKDSRKVEEKIKIAKEEGLFEPVSLHPVVDPNSCIRTGACIAACPEKDILGIVNGKATVVNASLCIGHGACFHACPTEAITLCIGTEKRGVDLPHVNQTFETNVKGIYIAGELGGMGLIKNAVEQGKQAVENISKAIKKDPNADYDLVIVGAGPAGISASLTAKKLKLNFLTIDQNTLGGTVFTFPRSKVVMTSPMELPLFGKVKLFETSKTELLNLWHQVLEKNEISIRENAKVESISKENGFFKIETLDGQQITTANILLSIGRRGTPRKLNVPGKNTEKVAYRLLEPEDIKDKDILVVGGGDSAVESALLLADQNRVTLSYRNDTFSRIKPKNRDLIKAAIENNKLDVQFKTNLKGIEKSEIVLASDDSEKLIKNDLVYIFAGGELPTEFLKKAGITITKKFGEALLKHEKN, from the coding sequence ATGGAAATACTTTTAGAAAACCTGCTTATATATTCTTTTATTGCTGTTTTTTGTGTTGTTCTTGTTGTTTTTTATTTAAGGAAGCAAAAAAAGGATTCAAGAAAAGTAGAGGAGAAAATTAAGATTGCGAAAGAAGAAGGTTTATTTGAGCCTGTTTCTTTACACCCGGTTGTTGATCCAAACAGTTGTATTCGAACAGGAGCTTGCATTGCCGCCTGTCCGGAAAAGGATATTTTAGGTATTGTAAATGGAAAAGCAACAGTTGTAAATGCGTCCTTATGTATTGGTCACGGTGCCTGTTTCCATGCTTGCCCAACAGAAGCAATTACGCTTTGCATTGGCACTGAAAAAAGAGGTGTGGATTTACCTCATGTTAACCAAACATTTGAAACAAATGTCAAAGGAATTTATATTGCCGGAGAGCTGGGAGGTATGGGGCTTATTAAAAATGCAGTTGAGCAAGGAAAACAAGCCGTTGAAAATATTTCAAAAGCAATTAAGAAAGATCCCAATGCCGACTATGATCTTGTAATTGTTGGAGCAGGACCTGCTGGTATTTCTGCCTCATTAACGGCAAAAAAACTCAAGTTAAATTTCCTCACAATCGATCAAAATACATTGGGAGGAACAGTCTTTACCTTTCCCCGCTCAAAAGTAGTCATGACCTCTCCTATGGAATTGCCTTTGTTTGGGAAAGTAAAGTTATTTGAAACAAGCAAGACAGAATTACTTAATTTGTGGCATCAGGTATTAGAGAAAAACGAAATCAGCATTCGGGAAAATGCCAAAGTTGAGTCTATTTCAAAAGAGAATGGATTTTTCAAAATAGAAACATTAGATGGTCAACAGATCACTACAGCTAATATTTTACTTTCAATTGGGCGAAGGGGAACTCCTCGAAAATTGAATGTTCCGGGTAAAAACACTGAAAAGGTAGCTTATCGTCTTTTGGAACCTGAAGATATCAAAGATAAAGACATATTGGTTGTTGGTGGTGGCGATTCTGCTGTTGAATCAGCACTTTTATTGGCAGATCAAAACAGGGTAACTCTTTCGTATAGAAATGACACATTTAGCAGGATAAAGCCTAAAAACAGAGACCTAATAAAAGCTGCTATTGAGAACAATAAGCTTGATGTTCAATTTAAAACCAATTTAAAAGGCATTGAAAAATCTGAAATTGTACTTGCTTCAGACGATTCAGAAAAGCTTATTAAAAACGACCTGGTCTATATTTTTGCCGGAGGTGAATTGCCAACAGAGTTTTTGAAAAAAGCAGGAATAACGATCACTAAAAAATTCGGAGAGGCCCTGTTAAAGCACGAAAAAAATTAA
- a CDS encoding SOS response-associated peptidase, whose product MCGRFIITKKIDEITERFHVEIEEDKYKPVYNAAPSQQLPVISNSEPERIRFFRWGLVPFWAKDQSIGNKMINARSETLLEKPAFRNLLKSKRCLVISDGFYEWQKTEKGKIPTCIRLKNNELFSMAGLWDQWKDTEGQTIHSFSIITCAPNELMAPIHNRMPVILNRDQEKIWLDNSQKSEELVDILKPYNKDDMNTYEVSSLVNSPRNNFEELILPV is encoded by the coding sequence ATGTGTGGGCGTTTTATCATAACAAAAAAAATTGATGAAATCACTGAACGGTTTCATGTGGAAATAGAGGAGGACAAGTACAAGCCAGTTTATAATGCTGCCCCTAGTCAACAACTACCCGTAATTAGCAATTCAGAGCCAGAAAGAATTCGTTTTTTTCGATGGGGTCTTGTTCCGTTTTGGGCTAAAGATCAGTCAATTGGCAACAAAATGATAAATGCAAGATCTGAAACACTTTTGGAAAAACCGGCTTTTCGCAATCTGCTAAAAAGCAAGCGATGTCTGGTAATTTCTGATGGTTTTTATGAATGGCAGAAAACCGAAAAAGGCAAAATACCAACCTGCATTCGCCTGAAAAACAATGAATTATTCTCCATGGCCGGCTTGTGGGATCAGTGGAAAGATACCGAAGGACAAACAATTCACTCGTTTAGTATTATTACCTGTGCACCTAACGAGTTGATGGCTCCAATACACAACCGAATGCCAGTAATTTTGAACAGAGATCAGGAAAAAATATGGCTGGATAATAGTCAGAAATCAGAAGAATTAGTAGACATTCTGAAACCTTATAACAAGGACGATATGAATACCTATGAAGTATCTTCATTGGTAAACTCTCCTCGTAATAATTTTGAGGAGCTAATTCTTCCTGTTTAA
- a CDS encoding GNAT family N-acetyltransferase, which translates to MSFVIRTANKKDIDTIVLFQIYMARETEGLELNEEIVKEGVKNAFNTPNHGQYFIAEDNGVVVGSLLITYEWSDWRNGTVWWIQSVYIRKENRGQKVFKRMFEFLKEKVTKSSEIKGLRLYVDKRNTSAIKVYQAIGMDSKHYDMFEWFPFEIC; encoded by the coding sequence ATGAGTTTTGTCATACGAACAGCCAATAAGAAAGATATTGACACCATTGTGTTGTTTCAGATTTACATGGCCAGAGAAACTGAAGGTCTGGAGCTAAATGAAGAAATTGTAAAAGAAGGCGTAAAAAATGCTTTTAACACACCCAATCATGGACAGTATTTTATTGCCGAAGACAATGGGGTTGTTGTTGGTTCGTTATTAATTACCTACGAGTGGAGTGATTGGCGAAACGGCACAGTCTGGTGGATACAATCTGTTTATATTCGAAAGGAAAACAGAGGACAAAAAGTGTTTAAGCGGATGTTTGAATTCTTAAAAGAAAAGGTGACAAAGTCTTCAGAAATAAAAGGCCTTCGGCTCTATGTTGATAAGCGAAACACAAGCGCCATCAAGGTTTATCAGGCCATCGGAATGGATAGCAAGCATTACGATATGTTTGAGTGGTTTCCTTTTGAAATTTGTTAA
- a CDS encoding OmpA family protein has product MRYLRLVSILFIVSILLTSCVTKKKYLYLEGKYYDAYDDNKRLEKELVGKTAQNEADTKLIREYKNEIQELKADTSQQGKSLRSLKDRYKQLNSTYLLLEKTSKRALEGTTAEIFNVQKQLLETQRILEEKEQRLNETALVLAEREKSLQELQSILDKQKQMVEALKKKVSAALLGFENNGLTIEIKNGKVYISLEEKLLFATGSSKVDSKGEEALKKLAEMLQTNTEINVLIEGHTDDVPYVSNSGSIKDNWDLSVLRATSIIRILLKHGEIDPVRLTPAGRGEFLPIATEDTKEARAKNRRIEIILTPKLDELFQIIESN; this is encoded by the coding sequence ATGCGCTATTTAAGACTCGTTAGTATCCTTTTTATCGTTTCAATCCTTTTAACTTCTTGTGTAACAAAGAAAAAATATTTGTATTTGGAGGGCAAATATTATGATGCTTATGATGATAATAAAAGGTTAGAAAAGGAATTGGTGGGCAAAACAGCGCAAAACGAAGCTGATACCAAACTTATCCGTGAATATAAAAACGAGATACAGGAGTTGAAAGCAGACACAAGTCAGCAAGGAAAATCGTTACGAAGCCTTAAGGACCGCTACAAGCAATTAAACAGTACTTATTTGTTGCTTGAAAAAACAAGCAAAAGGGCTCTGGAGGGCACAACTGCAGAAATATTCAATGTTCAGAAACAATTGCTTGAAACCCAGAGAATATTGGAAGAAAAAGAACAGCGACTGAATGAAACTGCTTTGGTATTGGCTGAAAGGGAGAAAAGCTTACAAGAACTACAGTCCATTCTTGACAAACAAAAACAAATGGTTGAGGCGCTCAAGAAAAAAGTTTCAGCGGCTTTATTGGGTTTTGAAAACAATGGTCTTACAATAGAAATCAAAAATGGCAAGGTGTATATTAGCCTGGAAGAAAAGCTATTGTTTGCTACTGGAAGCTCTAAGGTTGACAGTAAAGGCGAAGAGGCTTTAAAGAAGCTTGCCGAAATGCTCCAAACCAATACCGAGATCAATGTGTTAATTGAAGGCCATACCGATGATGTTCCTTATGTGTCAAATAGTGGTTCCATTAAAGATAATTGGGACTTGAGTGTTTTGCGTGCCACATCCATCATTCGGATATTGTTGAAACATGGAGAAATTGATCCTGTGAGACTGACACCTGCTGGAAGAGGTGAGTTTCTGCCAATAGCCACTGAAGATACCAAAGAGGCTCGGGCTAAAAACAGGCGAATTGAAATTATCCTGACTCCCAAGCTTGATGAGCTGTTCCAAATAATTGAGAGCAATTAG
- a CDS encoding TonB-dependent receptor, translating to MSKFCVVSGKIPGNLSLESGTHCADNWMFSNRSAKIDKAYLRFIILLVLGNNHLFENKNNISNIVLILYVQMTHIARFILILILIVSNTFVFSQESGVEGTVRDQHTHETLTGVNIYTTADHGVASNSEGHFFLQLPAGSHVLHFSIIGYEKAEKTFHVIDNQKLRIEVELQIQSTLLDEVVVSAGKYEQKHTDVTVSMVVVKPKAIQNNNASSLESVIQKVPGVMVVDKQLSIRGGSGYSYGAGSRVMLLVDDLPMLTGASGEVVWDYMPLESIEQIEIIKGASSALFGSSALNGVINIRTAFPKQKALTKLQVSSTLFGSPKRKEIQWWGDTLKFKNNIQLFHSRKIGNLDMIFGAYALTNDGYRQNDNEKNVRFTFGSQYSFKKIKGLKVGVKTSYMREKGNLFLLWRDGDTGVYMASPTFNQNYQLNRFNIDPYLSYFNNKKVKQSLKTRFYRIQNTNNSGQNNLDKLYFADYKFQYYANKSLVITSGVSAYHMQAESEIFGDTSHFGNNFSAYAQVDKKFDSLTISFGGRWDWYQINDDEAESKPVFRAGLNYHVAKHTFLRASFGQGFRYPTVAEKYTVTQVGSLKIFPNENLHAETGWSSEIGALQAFRIKKWTGFLDLAIFASEYKSMIEFNFGQHYPEGLVNPTLWDFVDYTGFKAFNITNARIYGVDIAINGKGKIGKIPLDMGFGYTYTNPIDLNFEENMAGYSSTKNILKYRFYHSLKASISLEYKGFASGLDVDYHSYMINIDKAFEDSIRTPPNPTYPNGIGVGVILPGIKNYRENHNKGDFVFDFYVAYEFKKIHKLLFVIKNMLNREYMIRPGDIREPINYGLQYSLKI from the coding sequence GTGTCTAAGTTTTGTGTAGTATCTGGAAAAATACCGGGAAATCTTTCATTGGAATCGGGAACACATTGTGCAGACAATTGGATGTTCAGCAACAGGAGTGCAAAAATTGATAAGGCGTATTTAAGATTCATCATTCTATTAGTTTTAGGCAACAATCATTTATTCGAAAATAAGAATAATATTTCAAACATTGTGTTAATTTTATATGTTCAAATGACACACATTGCCAGATTTATATTGATTCTTATCCTAATCGTGTCAAACACTTTTGTTTTTAGCCAGGAATCTGGAGTTGAAGGAACGGTTAGAGATCAACACACACATGAAACATTAACAGGAGTAAATATATATACTACGGCAGATCATGGAGTGGCTTCAAATAGCGAGGGTCATTTTTTTCTACAACTTCCGGCTGGTTCACACGTCTTGCATTTTAGCATTATTGGTTATGAAAAAGCGGAAAAAACCTTTCATGTAATTGATAATCAAAAGCTAAGAATTGAAGTGGAGCTGCAAATTCAAAGCACCTTGTTGGACGAAGTGGTTGTAAGTGCGGGCAAATATGAGCAAAAACATACCGATGTGACTGTTTCGATGGTTGTTGTAAAGCCAAAGGCCATACAAAATAACAATGCGAGTTCATTGGAGAGTGTTATTCAAAAGGTTCCGGGAGTAATGGTGGTTGACAAGCAGCTGAGCATTCGAGGAGGAAGTGGCTACAGCTATGGCGCAGGAAGCAGGGTAATGTTGCTGGTTGACGACCTGCCTATGCTTACAGGAGCATCGGGCGAAGTTGTATGGGACTATATGCCACTTGAAAGTATTGAACAAATAGAAATTATTAAAGGGGCTTCTTCTGCATTATTCGGGTCTTCAGCCCTAAACGGTGTAATTAACATTCGAACAGCATTCCCTAAACAAAAGGCATTAACAAAGCTACAAGTTTCATCTACTTTGTTTGGAAGCCCCAAAAGGAAAGAAATTCAATGGTGGGGCGATACCTTAAAATTTAAAAATAATATTCAATTGTTTCATTCCAGAAAAATTGGAAATCTGGATATGATATTTGGCGCTTATGCGCTAACCAATGATGGCTATCGGCAAAATGATAATGAAAAAAATGTCAGATTTACTTTTGGTTCTCAATATTCTTTCAAAAAAATAAAGGGACTCAAAGTAGGCGTTAAAACCTCTTATATGAGGGAAAAGGGCAATCTCTTTTTGCTATGGAGAGACGGAGATACAGGAGTGTATATGGCTTCCCCCACTTTTAATCAGAATTATCAGCTCAATCGATTTAATATCGATCCCTACTTAAGTTATTTTAACAACAAAAAAGTTAAACAGAGTTTAAAAACGCGCTTTTATCGCATTCAGAATACAAACAATAGCGGGCAAAACAATCTGGACAAGCTTTATTTTGCTGATTATAAGTTTCAGTATTATGCGAATAAAAGTTTGGTGATTACAAGTGGCGTGTCTGCCTATCACATGCAAGCTGAGTCAGAGATTTTTGGAGACACATCACATTTTGGAAATAACTTTAGCGCCTATGCGCAAGTAGACAAAAAATTTGACAGCCTAACCATTTCTTTTGGGGGAAGATGGGATTGGTATCAGATTAATGACGATGAAGCTGAATCGAAGCCTGTATTTCGGGCTGGATTGAATTATCATGTAGCCAAACACACTTTTCTTCGAGCATCTTTTGGGCAGGGCTTTCGCTACCCCACAGTGGCAGAGAAATATACAGTCACACAGGTTGGGAGCTTAAAAATATTTCCTAATGAAAATCTGCATGCCGAAACGGGCTGGTCTTCTGAAATTGGAGCGCTTCAGGCGTTTCGGATTAAAAAATGGACTGGTTTTCTTGATCTGGCCATATTCGCATCGGAGTATAAAAGCATGATTGAGTTCAATTTTGGCCAACATTACCCCGAGGGACTTGTTAATCCAACCTTATGGGATTTTGTTGACTACACTGGTTTTAAGGCATTTAACATAACAAATGCACGAATATATGGGGTGGATATTGCGATTAATGGAAAAGGAAAAATCGGAAAAATACCACTTGACATGGGTTTTGGCTATACCTATACCAATCCGATTGATCTGAACTTTGAAGAAAACATGGCCGGATACTCCAGTACGAAGAATATCTTGAAATATCGATTCTACCATAGTCTTAAAGCATCTATAAGCCTGGAATACAAAGGCTTTGCCTCGGGATTGGATGTTGATTACCATAGCTATATGATTAATATTGACAAAGCCTTCGAAGACTCTATCCGAACACCACCAAACCCAACATATCCTAATGGAATAGGTGTGGGCGTTATTCTGCCTGGGATAAAAAACTATAGAGAAAATCACAACAAAGGAGATTTTGTTTTCGATTTTTATGTGGCCTATGAATTCAAAAAGATTCACAAGCTTTTATTTGTTATAAAAAACATGCTGAATCGTGAGTATATGATACGCCCGGGGGATATTCGTGAACCAATAAATTATGGATTGCAATATTCATTAAAAATATAA